The nucleotide window CGGACCGTACGTATACGCCACCTCAAATTAAGCTCTCTCTCCGCGAATACGACGAGCCAGCTGGATGTCTTTCGGCATAATTGTCACACGTTTGGCGTGGATGGCGCACAGATTTGTGTCTTCAAACAGCCCGACCAGATAAGCCTCGCTGGCTTCCTGCAGAGCCATGACGGCGGAACTCTGGAACCGGAGATCGGTCTTGAAGTCCTGCGCTATCTCACGTACCAGCCGCTGGAACGGCAGCTTGCGTATGAGTAGCTCCGTGCTCTTCTGGTATCTACGGATCTCACGGAGGGCGACAGTTCCAGGCCTGTAGCGATGAGGTTTCTTCACGCCGCCGGTGGCCGGGGCGCTCTTGCGTGCCGCCTTGGTCGCCAGCTGCTTCCTGGGAGCTTTGCCACCGGTGGATTTGCGGGCGGTCTGCTTGGTACGGGCCATTTTTCCTGACGGCAATAACTAGTCGGTGCTGCTGCTGGTTTACAAATTCACGCTGTTAAGACCTCCTGTTCGGATGCACAGAAAGCAATGCCCTAGAAAGTAAACGGGACCGGTATTTATTGCCGGCTCGGTCTCACGTGATTGGTCAAAATGGGCCGCTCCTATTGGCCGCCTCGACTGCCCAATCACGCGGCCTTAAGAGAGCATAAAAGTGAGGGATACCGGGACGGCGGCTTCAGATCGACTGACCTGCTCGCTGAGAAACAAGTTTTTTGCTCGTCATTTGAAGTTAAGCTGCTGCTATGACCGGTCGCGGGAAAGGAGGTAAAGGTTTGGGCAAAGGCGGAGCCAAGCGTCACCGCAAGGTCCTGCGAGACAACATCCAGGGCATCACCAAGCCGGCCATCAGGCGTCTGGCCCGCCGCGGCGGTGTGAAACGTATCTCAGGTCTCATATACGAAGAGACCAGAGGAGTACTTAAAGTGTTCCTCGAGAACGTAATCAGAGACGCAGTCACTTACACCGAACACGCAAAGAGGAAAACTGTAACCGCCATGGACGTGGTGTACGCGCTGAAGAGGCAAGGCAGAACTCTGTACGGCTTCGGCGGTTAAGCGGTCACCGTTCCCGCTGGTCTACGAATATTAAAACGGCCCTTTTAAGGGCCACCCACCAACCAAGAGGTTAATAAAATAGTAGTCTTATCTTTATGTGTAAATCATCATCAACTAAGAAGAAGAATTAATTTGATGATACAATTTACTTTTACCTTACCTgtgagataaaatatttgtttgactggcagcaaaagagagagagagagaaaaaaagaagtatatgtaTGATtgatgatgtgtgtgtgtgtacttttttttttacttttaagatttaaaatgaattaatccgCGTGTAGGTTTTTTATATCCATGTGGATCGTCGTCAGAACACTACTTACTACTAAGGAAGAGAGAGAAATTTACAATAACTACTACATTTTGTACTTGTGTTTGTTGTTGAGCTTACGAAAATTGAAGAAGGAAGGTACACAAGCAATACAACTTCTTAGTtagttagtagtagtagtatactGTACGATGTGTTGTTGTTAACTTCCCATTCAATATAATATGATtgattgattttcttctttttttttttttttgtattcattcccTTGGACGGACCGGCCGGTGTGAAcggtgattaaaaataaatagcatgcCGCAttcgtgcatatatatatatatatatatatatatgtttgggaCCTCAACAGGTTCGTAGCGGTTAAAAAGTACGTTCTCACCAGGACCTACCTTACAACCTCTATTATTATACTAACTATGTATGTAGGggggaaattaatttaaatgtgtatgtattatttatatgtatgtatccaCATCCACCCAACTGTgtgttgttttactttaaaagaatttaatcatCATTTATGCACGCCAGTTCaacaagccttttttttttaaaccttttcaaACATGGTGGCCCTTAAAAGGGCCGTTTTAATTTGTCTGACGATTGTTTGTGAAGTATCGGACCGGTGATTAGAGCGCTTCTTAAGCTTTCTTCTCGGTCTTCTTCGGCAGAAGCACGGCTTGAATGTTCGGCAAGACACCACCTTGTGCGATGGTGACCCCGGACAAAAGCTTGTTTAACTCCTCGTCATTGCGGATGGCCAACTGCAAGTGCCTCGGGATGATACGAGTTTTCTTGTTGTCCCTGGCCGCGTTTCCTGCCAACTCCAATACTTCCGCAGCCAAATATTCCATGACGGCAGCCAGGTAGACCGGAGCGCCCGCTCCGACACGTTCTGCGTAGTTGCCCTTCCTGAGAAGACGGTGGATTCTGCCCACCGGGAATTGAAGACCGGCGCGGGAAGACCGCGACTTTGCCTTTCCCTTCACTTTACCACCCTTTCCGCGACCTGACATCGTTTGGCTGCTGCTGCTGTGAACTTGGAATGAACAAACACGAAGGAATGACCCGACGGCCGTCGGTCTGACTCTATTTACGGTTTCAAGCACCGACCACTATTGGGCTCACCGTTGCCGTCGTCGCGGCGAAACCTTTCGATTGGTCAGTTCAGCCAGCTGTTTCGGTTCCTCGACCGCCATTGGTCGGGGCACCTTAAAAGTTAACGGTATCCGCAATTTTGGCGTTTCCTATACGGTCCGccaagtttatatataaactttaatgaagGCCACACGATTGGTCGGCAAGTTGCCATACGTTGTTTGCAGCCTCGTCATTCGTGGGAAAAGGGAATTTCTTTTCGACGGGCCGGTCTTATTGGGAGCAAAAATACCGATTTCTATCATAAATAGGTCCTTCCGTACCTGCGTTCCACCAAATTCAAAGCATCATGCCACCTAAGACCAGCGGTAAAGCGGCCAAGAAGGCCGGCAAGGCGCAAAAGAACATCGCCAAGGGAGACAAGAAAAAGAAACGCAAGAGGAAGGAAAGCTACGCGGTGTACATCTACAAAGTGTTGAAGCAGGTCCATCCTGACACCGGCATCTCCTCTAAGGCGATGAGCATCATGAACAGCTTCGTTAACGATATATTCGAGCGCATCGCGGCCGAGGCTTCCAGGCTCGCCCACTACAACAAGCGGTCCACAATCACCAGCAGGGAGATCCAGACCGCCGTACGGCTTCTGTTGCCCGGTGAATTGGCCAAACACGCTGTCAGCGAAGGCACCAAGGCCGTAACCAAATACACGAGCTCTAAGTAAGCGGATGGAGCTGGTTACAATAGGCCATGTACTAAATATAAACGGCCCTTTTAAGGGCCACCACATTATAATTGAGGTTAAAAACATTTTGGTTCTTTGCTTATTGTACAGGcatataaattgcttttttatgtacataaataataaaatgtatgtactcCGTAACACGAgatatgtaaatagaaaaagaaaaaacattttccttaccTTACTATTGCAGTTTtcctttaaggtaaaaaaaaaaaaatgaacaaatgtgTAAGTGTAATTAAAACGCTTCGTTACCATGGTTTCAGGGGGGGGAGGGAAATTCACACATCTTGCCCAAAGCAAAGAACgcaacaaataatgtttttaacctcaattataatttgcgaaaaaaatttattttctggcgCCGGCCTACGTTGCAGTTGTTGACTCAAAATGAAGAAATTGCATGTATACTGAGCTATctggaaaaaaatgttgatatcggCAGGCATTATACCGCACCAACAACTCAAACACCCCCCACCGCCCGCTATCCGCGAAAAAAAAAACCGCCGCAAACCAGAAAATCATTTCACttgacatattattattacttacccatcacacacacacacacacagggaatGACCTTGAGGTAGGGGCGGTTGTTGTCGAGTGAGTGGTAGCGCGTGCGCGCCATTGCACAAAATACACACTAACAAACGGGATGATAGATTCCGGTTACTTTTCAAAATCCAACTAACTACTACTgctcctcctcctcctcttcttcttctttcttcaccgcctactactactactactactgctactactactactactactactactactactgctactcaTCTTCATCATAatactgtttcatttttttttttttttgtgttttgcaaGCCGTTACTTACATAACGGCAAAGCATAGCtgattttctaataattagaCTGCTTTCCTGAATTTAGATTAATCGATTTCCTGAACTTGTACATTAAAAGAGAGATTGATTACTGatgtgtaaaacaaaaacaaaaaaaatcgtaaaaaataactttaattacatacaaattgatctatttatcaaataaattcaatttaagtgCTCGTATAATAGAAGTGACCATAAATGTTCCgctaagttttcattttatttactttccatgAAACCTGGCATAGACTCGCGTGGATGGGGCAATTCGCTGGTTGGTAAAGgggtttggggtcaatatctgcaTGTGGTGGGGCACATAATTTCCTTTgggtaaattaaacaaaaaaaaaaaaattcaaccgaccagaatttatattataaaatggagttttttattttgtaagattttttaatatactatctTTCTCCAATATTCAAGAATAACCAACCAATGCTAGGAGAAagtgaataaaaacaactttgttgtcatcacgtcgtttcttcttctttttttttttttttcagcgttaatatttttaacacatttcacaATAAATGGCGTTAATttgcgtgatatatatatatataattgaaatataccATTAACCGCTTTCATTTCACAACCGTCTTGTTTATGTCGCAGAGAACCCGGTTTAATTATGGTGAAAGCGATGAAGGCGCTGTATGCATAATTAGATTTaggaaaatctaataaatatcaaccaacaaaaaaaaaggttataaaaatttatcctaatgtgatatagtatttcaataaataattttcattttttctttccagGATATAAGAAAACGTTTCCACAACACCGCTAAAGATAATTAGATGAGATTTTCAGGGTACAACAACCACGTTACAATACAACCCAACATGAGACATATTATTTAGccttagagagagagagagagagagagagagagagagagagagagtgagtgagtgagtgagtgagaaagAACGACCGAGTGAGTGAATGCCTGCGGTAGGTAGGGGCGGTcttcttattatttactttttttcttattaaattacattttatgattttatactcCATGCAACGGCGAAATCTCCGAGTATCGGAACAAATGAAatcagatagatagatagatagatagatagatagatagatagatagatagatagatagatgtatatataaaaagacaaaaaaaataaataataataataataaataaaatttcaacggcTATTTCAATGAAATTCGGATCTTCGGTCGCATTTTTCCAAATGTACTTGGTGGCGGCGTAGTTATACGTATACAACCTGAAGTGAATGTACCTTAAAATTACCGTACGGAAGGGGTCCGGGTACACTTAACTCTTGTTAACGTGAACGAAAACCGCGCGACCGACCGATCTTTAATTAAACGTGTATTAAATGTACGCGGACagcgaaaaaaagaaaacacaaacttAATGCAAAAGTGATTCGCGTCCGGTCGGTTAAGAGAGGCGgcccgaatttttttttggttttttttttcttttctttccctcCCCGACGCTTTTTATTCGTAAGACATTAAGCCATTAACCTGTGCCCGTAAGCCTGcgcatgtacgtgtgtatgtgacatatatatatatatatatatatatatatatataccgagtgGGGCAGAAACCACCggttatatgttttgtatttatgcAGAATTGTTGTATgtacgttttttgttttgttttttttttttttttaatttggatttatatcttttttgtttttctttccagCGCTCCTGTTAACGTCAAACACGTCCAAACGTCTACACGTCTACAATCGTATGCTTGCATATCGCGCGTTGTGCAAACGGGTCGGCCGGCAGGAGTCTCTCTCTTCACTTCAGGCTAACGCAAAGCGTACGTATAATTCgagctactttatttttatcccaCTCTTATTTTCCCCCAACGGTTGATGTTATAGAAAAACTGAAAGTTACCGTACGACCGTCATTAGTTTATATCCGTCAGATTAATAATAATCGCATAGAATCCGATGAAAACTATTACTGTGTATGAAAACAGTGATGGGGATGTTGTCTAACCGTCGTACTTTGACGCTCGGACATATACATCGCAAAAAGATTGAATTCGCACACGTATCGTCGCAAAAACGAATCGAAAGAAACAACGGGATGTTTAACTTGGACGCGGGTGCTATATACAAATATTGCCACCGGTATTTAcgatttttaaacggttttacgGCGGTGCGACCACGCCGGTTCGGGATGTGTCCGGGATTTCGGTACCATTTAAGCTCCCGTACGGGCTGAAATCTAACGTTTAGCTCGTCACTACTGCAGCCCGGAATGTCGTTTACGAAACCGAACCGTGTACGTCGATAAAGATCGCAAGTTAAAGGAGAAAACGCGCGCCGAACGAACGGTGTAAGCACGATTCAGTGATGGCCGGGGTGACGTGCTAGCAGCCAAAGTCGCTGCTCCCTTTAAAGTCCGCCAAACTAAcgtatatagtaataattttccaTTGGCTTTAggtatgccgtctggccgaggatctactgatagacgtgatactgttgtctgagacgtgcttgaacccaaacaagcaactgacccttcggaactattttacatataggacggataggccagttcgacccggatctcgctcCTCTGgaggaactgc belongs to Lycorma delicatula isolate Av1 chromosome 1, ASM4794821v1, whole genome shotgun sequence and includes:
- the LOC142318403 gene encoding histone H3, with protein sequence MARTKQTARKSTGGKAPRKQLATKAARKSAPATGGVKKPHRYRPGTVALREIRRYQKSTELLIRKLPFQRLVREIAQDFKTDLRFQSSAVMALQEASEAYLVGLFEDTNLCAIHAKRVTIMPKDIQLARRIRGERA
- the LOC142334433 gene encoding histone H4; protein product: MTGRGKGGKGLGKGGAKRHRKVLRDNIQGITKPAIRRLARRGGVKRISGLIYEETRGVLKVFLENVIRDAVTYTEHAKRKTVTAMDVVYALKRQGRTLYGFGG
- the LOC142334422 gene encoding histone H2A; the protein is MSGRGKGGKVKGKAKSRSSRAGLQFPVGRIHRLLRKGNYAERVGAGAPVYLAAVMEYLAAEVLELAGNAARDNKKTRIIPRHLQLAIRNDEELNKLLSGVTIAQGGVLPNIQAVLLPKKTEKKA
- the LOC142334429 gene encoding histone H2B, producing MPPKTSGKAAKKAGKAQKNIAKGDKKKKRKRKESYAVYIYKVLKQVHPDTGISSKAMSIMNSFVNDIFERIAAEASRLAHYNKRSTITSREIQTAVRLLLPGELAKHAVSEGTKAVTKYTSSK